A region of Mobula birostris isolate sMobBir1 chromosome X, sMobBir1.hap1, whole genome shotgun sequence DNA encodes the following proteins:
- the tegt gene encoding probable Bax inhibitor 1 isoform X1, giving the protein MNVFDRTLNLDSLFKFSQISYSTQQHLKKVYASLAICMFLAAAGAYIHVVTRLFQGGMLSTLISLGLIAWLAFTPHSLENEKRRLCILAAFAFFTGTGLGPLMDFVISFNPAIVPTAFVVSALIFCCFTLSALYAQRRSYLFLGGTLMSLLAVLCFMPLVNLFFGSVLLFQAQLYIGLLVFCGFILFDTQLIIEKAEHGDKDYIWHCVDLFLDFIAVFRKLMLILGMNEKEKKRRNDSK; this is encoded by the exons ATGAATGTCTTCGACAGAACCCTGAACTTGGACAGCCTGTTCAAGTTCTCCCAGAT ATCGTACTCCACACAGCAACACCTGAAAAAAGTCTACGCCAGCCTGGCCATCTGCATGTTCCTGGCAGCAGCTGGAGCCTATATCCATGTGGTTACCAGGCTCTTCCAG GGTGGGATGCTGTCTACGCTGATCTCCCTGGGCCTCATCGCCTGGCTGGCGTTCACCCCTCACAGCCTGGAGAACGAAAAGCGGCGGCTGTGCATCCTGGCTGCCTTCGCCTTCTTCACAG GTACTGGTCTGGGCCCGCTGATGGATTTTGTCATTTCATTCAACCCAGC CATCGTCCCAACTGCCTTCGTGGTCTCTGCGTTGATCTTCTGTTGCTTCACGCTCAGCGCCCTATACGCCCAGCGGCGCAGCTACCTCTTTCTGGGAG GTACCCTGATGTCACTCCTCGCTGTCCTCTGCTTCATGCCACTGGTCAACCTCTTCTTTGGATCGGTCCTGCTCTTCCAG GCACAGCTGTACATCGGCCTCCTGGTTTTCTGTGGCTTTATCCTGTTTGACACCCAGCTCATCATTGAGAAAGCAGAGCATGGGGACAAGGACTACATATG gcACTGTGTGGACCTGTTCTTGGACTTCATTGCAGTTTTCAGAAAGCTCATGTTGATACTTGGCATGAATGAGAAG